The nucleotide sequence CCGCTGAGTTCTTTGAACAAGTACATCCAGCTATAAACGAAGCTACTTATGCAGTAATGCAAAAGCAGCACTTTAATCAAATCCTTCAAGCTCCTTTCAATAAGGAAATCAAAATCCCTGGAGTGGTCCGAAAACAATTATTGGATGATCTAATAAAATATTACAGTATCCACCTTGAGACTTTTACGGAAGTAAAATCCCTGGAAGTGCTCAGAAACTTAATGTAATCATCATCAGTTTTTCACTATAATTTCCTTGGTGCTTTTAGAAAAGATTCCTGGAATCTCCTTGTCATTGGCATCAATCAGTACCAGTTCCAGTTTATGCTTACCAACAGGAAGACCATTGATCTTTACTTGCCCTAGATCATTGACCATATATTCCTTGTCAAATATGCTGATCTTAATACGCATACCATCCTCTTTCAAGTCGCCTCCCACCAATATAAAGTCAACCAAAACTGGGCTATCCTTTTCGAACACCTGACCATTATGGGGCAAATTAAGTCCTATCACTGGATCTTCATTTTCCGGAAAAGGACTAGATTCACCCACCACAAAATCCCTATCGACATAATTCCCATACTCCTTAAGGGCCAGGCCTTCATCATCCACTAAATATGCCAGCACCTTATACGTACCCCGGTTCAAGTCTTTTTTAAATATGGGCATATTATAGCCTACTGGGTCATTACCATTTATAATCATATTCAATTGGAATCCATTTCTTCCTTCCTCAAAAGGGTAATTTTTGATATTAAACTCAAAAGGCACCCCTCCTTCCTTAAATACCTCATTTTCCAAGGGACTATATAATTCCAACATAGCATCAGGGTAAGCTTTATCCTGCATCAGATACTGAAACTTAACGGTGCTTTCCTCCTCAATGGGCTCTTCTTGCTCAAGTGGTGCCTCTTCTACCTTTTTATTGGTTTTGGTTTCGCAGGAAACCATGACAAATATCATTATAAATATTATGGCAATCGGGCTGATTTTCTTCATATGAACGACTTTGGCTATGTCTAAAGATATTTAAATTTCCCATAAAATATTTACCTTGCGACATAAATAAAATAGCTATGAGTGATATCCTTTATAACGAAATCCCATCATTGGACCTTGCTGATTTTACAAATGGTAATGCCCATAGAAAAGCAGAATTTGTAAAAAAACTGGGCGATGCTTATCAAAACATTGGTTTTGTCGCTATCAAAAACCACGGACTGACAGATGAATTACAAGATAAACTCTACAAAAGTATAAAGGATTTCTTTGCACTAGATGACAGCACCAAAAGTCAATATGAGCGACCTGAAATCGGGTATCAGCGAGGATATACGGGAAAAGGCAAGGAACATGCAAAGGGGAGAAACACGGGTGATTTAAAGGAATTTTACCATGTTGGACAAGACCTAAGCCATATTCCTGATAATGACCCGCTCAAAAAGGACTACCCGCCAAATGTATGGCCTACAGAAATCCCTGCCTTCCAAGAAGTGGCACTCCAGGTTTTTGCAACCATAGAAAATGCAGGAAAGGCCATGCTGAGAGCCATAGCCCTTCACTTAGAGCTTCCGGAAGATTATTTTGAAGACAAGGTCTTACATGGCAATTCCATACTTAGACCTATCCACTACTTCCCCATCCAAAATCCAGAAGAGGTTCCTTCAGATGCAGTTAGGGCCGCTGAACATGGAGACATCAACCTGATCACCCTTTTGATGGGCGCCAGTGCTGATGGCCTTCAGGTCCTTAGAAAAGATGGACATTGGATCCCCATCACTGCGCTTCCCGAACAGCTGGTGGTCAATGTGGGAGACATGTTGGAAAGGTTAACCAACAAAAAATTAAAATCTACCATTCACCGCGTGGTCAATCCACCGAAAGAAAAAATGAATAGTAGCAGGTATTCCATTCCATTTTTCATGCACCCAAGATCTGATATGGACCTCACCTGTCTGGCATCCTGTGTGGATGCTGAAAACCCAAAGGCATTCGCTGATGCCACTGCCGGGGAATTCCTCGAAGAAAGATTAAGGGAACTGGGCTTACGTAAATAGTTCTGGTGACCATCAGGAGAGTCAAATATTACCTCTATTTAAAGGATGTCATTTTATTGTCAGTAACAGCCTTTGGGGGACCTCAGGCATTTTTGGCTATGATCTTAGACATTATGGTCAAAAAGCGCCGCTACATTTCCGAGGAAGAACTTTGGGAATTACATGCCTTATGTCAAATACTCCCAGGTCCGACCTCCACTCAAACTGTCTCTGCCATCGGATACAGGGTAGGCGGACCCAATTTGGCCTATCTTTCCTTGCTGGTATGGATACTTCCTGCCACACTCATCATGACTTCTGCTGCCATCTTGGTGGATTTTCTCCAAACCCAAACTTCCGGATCACTGGATTTTGCAAAATTCATTCAGCCTATGGCTATTGGCTTTATTATTTATGCTGCCCAGAAAACCATCGGTAAAATGGTCAAAACTCCCGAAGCTACTGTCTTGATGATGCTCTCAGCTTTCGTAGCTTTTTTCTATAACTCTCCATACATCTTTCCGATAATGCTGGTCATTGGCGGTGTATTCACCTCACTAAAATACCATAAGCAGCCAAAAATAGAGGAAAAGCGTGGCATCAATGTAAAATGGGCCAACTTCCTACTTTGGGCTGGAGTATTGATCCTGGCCGCAATACTGGGGCACTTTACCCGAATTCTCCCTATCAGGTTATTCGAAAACTTCTATCGGAATGGTAGCCTCATATTCGGAGGCGGCCAGGTTTTGGTTCCTTATCTTTATACAGAATTTGTGGAGTTCAAAGGCTATCTCACCTCCGAAGAGTTCCTTACAGGCTATGCCATCTCACAGGGTGTGCCAGGTCCTACTTTCAGCATCAGCTCTTATATCGGGGCACTGTCCATGCGGGACATGGGCATCACTGGAGCCATCACCGGAGGACTGATTGCAGCAGCAGGCATCTTTCTGCCTGGCACGTTTTTGATCTTCTTTGTCATTAAATTCTGGGATGAGCTAAAAAAATATAGGCCTGTAAGAGCGGCCTTGGAAGGGATCAATGCGGTCAGCTGTGGAATGTTAATAGCCGCTGCCTACTTGCTTTTTGAGCCCATGCCAGCCAATACATTCAATATATCGGCCATTGTGATCACCTATCTCCTTTTACAGTTTACCAAAATCCCCTCTCCGCTTATCATCATGGGAGGAATAATCATCGGCTTGGGCTACCAACTGCTATGAAATAATTTTTAGTGTTCTACGGAACCGGCCAACTCATCCTCAATATCTACCTTCATAAAAGCCCCAACTAGAGAAACCAAGGCTGTAATCAGGAAAAATATCAAGCTGAATGCTACTGCCGCATTTTTATCTATTCCCATATAACTGTGACTAAAAATAAACACCAGCTCCCTTGCCCCCACTCCCCCAATGGTCAAAGGCAGCACAGCTACAATGGAAGACAGTAGAAATACAAACTGGTAATCCAGTATTTGTTCGTGAATTCCCAAGGCCAATAGGATAAAATAAGCACATACAAGCTGCGAAGACTGCACCAATAAAGAGTACACGGAACTTATCAACATGGATGACCTGAATGACCTAAACCACCACCAATAAACTATCCCAAAAACAAGCGGAGTCAAAACTAAAGCTACTCCTGCAAGTACATTCAGGTCCCATATAGGAAGATCTATACCGTCCTTTTCCAAGAAAAACCAAATCCCCAATAGTAAAAACACCAAAGCGGCCAATCCACTGATCCGATCCAGTAGTACGGCTGCCAAAAGTTTTTTAACTGGGCCATTAAAATATTTATTGAGCAAGTAAACCTTATATCCATCTCCACCGATACCACCAGGTAGGAAAAGATTGTAAAACATTCCCTTCCAATATAATTTCAAGTTTACCTTTTCAGATAATCCTACTTCCAAATCCCTGAAATAAAAATTAAGGCGAAAAGAAGAAATCACTTTTGATAGGGTAAAAAATAAAATAGCCAGTAACAAATAGCCTATGTCAATATCCTTAAGTACTTGCCAAGTAGCTTGGGTGTCTATCTTCCGAATGACAAGGTAAATTGCTACTCCCGTAAGGAGTACTTTTAGGAGCAGCTTGATGTTTTTCTTATTCACCTCGGAATTCCTCTTTTACCTTATAGGTATTTTTATCCTGGGATTCGAAATAGGTCCTGATAATAATCTCAGCTACTATCCCAGTGGTGATAAGCTGCAAGCCTCCCAAAACCAAGATCAAGCCCACCAATAAAATGGGCCTGCCCCAAATATCTTCCCCGATTATTTTCAAGGCCAATAAATAAATATTAATGATGACCCCAATAAAAAACGATAACAATCCAATAGTACCAAAAAGGTGAATAGGCCGCTGTAGGTACTTTTGGAAGAAAAGCATCAAGATCAAATCAGCCATTACCTTAAATGTCCTGTTCAAGCCATATTTTGAGGTGCCATGGATCCTTGGATGGTGTTTCACATCCACCTCTGTCATCCTAGCTCCCTCTTGCTTGGCCAAAACCGGAATAAAACGGTGCAATTCCCCATAGAGTCCCATATCTTGGGCAATATGAGCTTTATAAACCCGAAGACTGCATCCATAATCTTTCAAATGAACACCGGTGGTATTCCTGATCATCCAGTTGGCCATCTTGCTTGGGATTTTCCGGAGCACAAAACCATCCTGGCGGTTTGCCCTCACTCCGGCCACCACATCCCAATCTTCATCAATGGCCTTTTGCAACATCATTGGGATATCTGAAGGGTCATTTTGCAAATCACCATCCATGGTAGAGATATACTCACCTTCAGCATAATCAATTCCCGCAGCCAAGGCGGTGGTCTGTCCATAGTTCTTATTAAAAATCAATACTCTAGTGCGCTCATTGGCATATTTCTTGGATTCGGCCACCGTTTTATCCGTAGAGCCATCATCCACCAATATCAATTCATATTCTATTCCCTCCAGGGAGGTATAAATTGCTTCCAAAAGCGGCTTAATATTCTCTTCTTCGTTAAAAACAGTAACGACTAGAGAGAGCTGTAATTTAGACATACCATATAAAATTTGGCCAAAATTAACCCTTTTTTGACCTCTCACCAAGAAGCCCCTCCAAAACCTAACCTTTTGATAATCCTTTCTTCATAATCCGTGCCGGTCTTAAGGTTATTTTTGACTTATGGAACCAGCATTTAATCAGCATAAACTGTACGGCACACTATTGTTATCAATAGCTTTCTTTATTCACTTTTCCAACTTGGGAGGACTGAGCATATACGCCCTTGATGAAGCAAAAAATGCCACTGCTGCACTGGAAATGTGGCAAAACCAGGAATGGATCGTTCCCACCTTTAATGGTGAATACCGTTTTGACAAACCTCCTTTGCATTATTACTCCTTCATAATAGCCTATAAGCTATTTGGAATAAATGAATTTGCTGCCCGCTTTTTCCCTGCCTTATTTGGTTTCCTATGTACATGGATCAGCTACCACTTTGTAAAGAAAAACCTTGGTTACCAAGTTGCATGCATAAGTTTGCTAGTTCTCAGCTCATCTCTACATTGGTATATACAGTTCCATATGGCCGTACCCGATCCATTCTTGATTTTCTTTATGGTATCCGGAATGATGCTTTTCTTTGAATGGTCAAAATCCGGCTTTCGCTCCATAGGACATATGATGGGAACCTATACCTGCTTTGCCCTGGCAGTATTGAGCAAAGGACCAATTGGAGTGTTTTTGCCCTGCATGGCCCTTCTTGCTTATTCACTGCTCATGCAGCAATTGAATGGAAAAAGGCTAAAAAGAATATTTCACCCAGTTGGCTTGGCGCTTTTCTTATTGATAGCTCTTCCATGGTACATTTTGGTGGCCTTGGAGACAAAAGGTCTCTGGTTGGAAGAGTTTTTCTTCAAACATAATATAGGCCGCTTTTCTTCCCCCATGGAAGGTCACGGCGGAGGATTTTGGAAAACCTGCTTTTTTGTATTTGCAGGGATGTTACCCTTTGCATTTTTTCTTCCACAAAGCATCCTTCACACCCTAAAATACCGCACAAATAAAGGCACCACATTTGCCCTGGTCTGCAGTGGGACCATCATTCTGTTCTTTATGCTTGCTGGCACCAAACTCCCCAATTATACCTTACCCTCATATCCATTTCTGGCCCTAATAATCGGAAACTACCTTTACCAGGTTCTCCAAAAAGGCCAAATAAAAAGCATGTTGGTACCTGGCACATTATTATCTCTACTGATCTTAACGCTCCCCTTTGGCATTTACTTTGGTTTATCTACGGAAGCAGGATTGGAAGTCCCCAACATCATGCCCTGGTTATTTATGATAAGCTACCTAACTATACCCATCATTGTCCTAGCTTATAGAAAGTCCAATATATCATCCATGATCTATGCAATGGCGGCTAGCTTTATGCTTGTTTCTTTGGTCTTCTTTTGGCTTGCCTTTCCCATAATTGATCGACAAAGTCCCATTGGGAAAGCACCTATAGCAGAGATAAAGACTGAGAATCTCTATTATTTTAACAACTATAATCCAGCATTTTTATTTTATGTCCAAAAACCATTGGTTGACCTTCGCTCCTTGGACGATCCAAATGCAGCCAGTGGCTACCTGATTACACGACTCCAGTATTTACCAGAACTTGACCAACTCGGGCTAAATTACGAACTGGTCTATTCGAAAAAAGATCTCTTCGAATCGCCTACCAGCATTATACTCAAACTTCTGCCCGACAGCATAAATTAACAAATTATCTTTTCGCTGATAAAGTCGCCAACTTTGACAGTTCAATTTTCCGTTTGGGCAACAGACCACTCTTAAATACTTTAGAATTAAAGTATCTCACGACCAAACACCTTGAAAGCAACGCTGAACTCAAACCTAAAAAAGAACCTACCAACACATCTCCCATAAAATGCTGCATCAAATACACCCTGCTGAAGCCCACTAAAACAGCGATTAGCAACATTAAAACCTGAAAAAAATGCCGCTTAGGGAAAACCATGGAAACCATGCTCGTCAAAGCAAAAGCCGTAGCTGTATGACCGGAAGGAAAAGAATGCCAATGGTGCATGGTCACTCCTGCCACTTGGACCAAATCGACATCCTTAAAATACTCCAAAGGCCTAGGGGCATGTGGAAAAATCAGCTTTTTCATCAGTAAAGCTATTAACATGTGGATGGCAGCATTTAAACTGCAAAGCAGCGCAAAACTATACCTATACATCAATAGCACAGGAAAAACAGCCAAAAACACCAGGCCATCTCCCAAATGGGTAACCGTAGAAAAAAATATATCGGCCCATAAAAAGTGATGTTGATTGATCAAGAGCTCAACTGCTCCCTTGGGCCTGCTCAAAAAAATGGCTCCTATCAAAAAAACAATGAAAAAATAATAAAATATATATGTGTAGGGTATGGACTTTTTTTTCATATAATGGATTATGATTCTTTGTTTTAACAACAGCCCATCTGCTCCGTTTTTCATACTTATCTCCAAGACTGTTTGCCTATTGCTTATTCCAAAATTAGGTCCTTAAAATCAATTTGCAGTTACGCGAAATTCATGGATTAGTTAAAAATTAAGCATGAAAGTACTAACGTATTAACATAGATACCCCAACACTTCAAGTTATATAACAAAAAGATAAACAACACCTTAGAACAACCCTCAGTCATCACTTACAAGTCAATATCGCTCTATTTCCCTTTCCTCCACATGATGCAGATTTCTGTACACCTCTATGCTAAATGTCCTCACAGTATCTCCCCGGTAAATCACATAAAAATATTCTTTTAAAAGTCTCTTCTCAAAACCAGTGAGGAGCTCCCTGCGGTCTTCAGTCCCCCGCTGAAGATAAACTCCGTCATAAGCCCTGTTTTCAAACTGTTCAATCCCTGGCCAAAGATCAAATTGGTTTTTCCTTCTTCCCAGATTAATGGTATATGTCTGTGGGTTTCCGGGGACATAAAATGCCATTTCAGAAGCCAAATGATAACTATCACTGAAAACAAAAAACTTTTCCAATCCCAAAGAATCAATCAAAAAACCTAACCGTTGTCCCATCTCTGCATACCCGGCCAACCTACCAAGAGGGTCTTTTGCTGGCTTTAACACCTTTTTATATCCAAAGCCATCCAATGAGGCCGGATTCATGATCAAAATGATCATGAATCCGGAAATTGCTGTAGAATAAAAAGCATACTTTTTCCAATAATCCGCAGCGCGTGACACCACATACACCATGGCAATACTCAGATTGACATAGGCAAAGACAGGCCAGTTCACCTCTACTCTTTTCGAAACAGAAATTCCCAAGAACAAACACCAAACCAGTACAGCTGGAAGCAAAATGTATATCAACTGCCTCTCTCTATACTTCAGCAACCTTCGAAAAGACATCAATAAAAAAGGAAAGAAAAGAGCAGAGACAATGGCCACTTGCCCCCCTGCATATTCAGAGATATATCTCAGTGAGGCTATGATATCAAAAGACCTATTTTCACCAAGCACACCTCCAAGAGCCCCCACATGCTTGAAGGTCACAAAGTCATTCTCAAGATTCCATATGATGATGGGAATAAAGGACAATGAAAACACCAAACAAAAGATATAAACTCCTTTTTCCTTAAGTTGCTTGACATCCACCAGCAATAAATACATAAAGATTATGGGAATGACCAATACCATGGTGTTTTTGGAAAGCATTCCCATGGCACTTGCCATTCCTGCAAATACCCAATACTTGGTTTCTCTTGTCTCTGTAGCCATCCAAAGCCAATAGTAGGTCAATGCCCAAAAAAACAGCAATGAAGAATCAGTGGTATGAAAGAAAGATGCCAAATGAAAAAAGGGCATGACCAATAACATAATCGCTGCCCAAAAGCCAAGACTTGAATCCCTAAACATCTTACCGCCCAGTTTAAAAACTAGCCAAGCAGTACCTGCGGAAAACAAAACAGCACTTAAACGAACCGCAACATTCGTATTTCCAAATATGCCTGTAAGAATAAAATTATATACCGCCACCATCAGCGGCTTTGAATAATAATTCCAGTCCAAATTCTGTGACCATAACCAATGCTGCGCTTCCTCAGAAAATAAACTCAAAGAAGTGGTAGCGGTGAACAGCACCTTTGCGACGGACACTATCAAAATGACCAAAACCAATAGAAATGAATAAGATCTCACCTAAAAAAGTCATTAGTAGTCCAAAACAACACACTCAAGCATCAAAATACATATTAACACACATGTATCACCTTTTACTGTATTAATATAGCAATTATTTCATGGTTTAGCAGTTAAAAATCAAGCTCTTTGTCAAAATCCCCATGCCCTAATTAGCAAAAATTAAGCGGGCTAAGCCCCAACTTCTTTTTGAAACATTGTAACTTCGCAACATGAATCCAAATAGCAGCATTCTGATTATTCCTACGCATGAAATTAATGATAGATAATTTTTCCTCTTCGATTCAAAACCGCGCTTGGCCAATTATTCTACTGTTCATTCTTTTGGTTGCCCCATTTGCCTTACAATTCCACCTGCATTATCCCGATGAAATGTATTATACTGATGCAGCCATCAAGATGATGCAAAATGGCGACTACCTTACCACTTATTTGGGCAGTGGTGAATTAAGGTTTAAGAAGCCCATATTGACCTATTGGACTGCTTTGGCGGGCTTCAAATTATTCGGGATCTCTGCCTTTTCTTCTAGAATTTTCTTTCTGCTCAGTGGAGCAGCCATCGTCTTCTTGGTCCATCGTATCGCCCATTTGATCTTCCACCAAAAAAACATTAGCCATATAGCCATTTGTATTGCCGCTAGTCACGGTCTGATCATATTTAGCAGCACCAGATC is from Echinicola marina and encodes:
- a CDS encoding isopenicillin N synthase family dioxygenase, which codes for MSDILYNEIPSLDLADFTNGNAHRKAEFVKKLGDAYQNIGFVAIKNHGLTDELQDKLYKSIKDFFALDDSTKSQYERPEIGYQRGYTGKGKEHAKGRNTGDLKEFYHVGQDLSHIPDNDPLKKDYPPNVWPTEIPAFQEVALQVFATIENAGKAMLRAIALHLELPEDYFEDKVLHGNSILRPIHYFPIQNPEEVPSDAVRAAEHGDINLITLLMGASADGLQVLRKDGHWIPITALPEQLVVNVGDMLERLTNKKLKSTIHRVVNPPKEKMNSSRYSIPFFMHPRSDMDLTCLASCVDAENPKAFADATAGEFLEERLRELGLRK
- the chrA gene encoding chromate efflux transporter; the protein is MTIRRVKYYLYLKDVILLSVTAFGGPQAFLAMILDIMVKKRRYISEEELWELHALCQILPGPTSTQTVSAIGYRVGGPNLAYLSLLVWILPATLIMTSAAILVDFLQTQTSGSLDFAKFIQPMAIGFIIYAAQKTIGKMVKTPEATVLMMLSAFVAFFYNSPYIFPIMLVIGGVFTSLKYHKQPKIEEKRGINVKWANFLLWAGVLILAAILGHFTRILPIRLFENFYRNGSLIFGGGQVLVPYLYTEFVEFKGYLTSEEFLTGYAISQGVPGPTFSISSYIGALSMRDMGITGAITGGLIAAAGIFLPGTFLIFFVIKFWDELKKYRPVRAALEGINAVSCGMLIAAAYLLFEPMPANTFNISAIVITYLLLQFTKIPSPLIIMGGIIIGLGYQLL
- a CDS encoding lysylphosphatidylglycerol synthase transmembrane domain-containing protein, with the protein product MNKKNIKLLLKVLLTGVAIYLVIRKIDTQATWQVLKDIDIGYLLLAILFFTLSKVISSFRLNFYFRDLEVGLSEKVNLKLYWKGMFYNLFLPGGIGGDGYKVYLLNKYFNGPVKKLLAAVLLDRISGLAALVFLLLGIWFFLEKDGIDLPIWDLNVLAGVALVLTPLVFGIVYWWWFRSFRSSMLISSVYSLLVQSSQLVCAYFILLALGIHEQILDYQFVFLLSSIVAVLPLTIGGVGARELVFIFSHSYMGIDKNAAVAFSLIFFLITALVSLVGAFMKVDIEDELAGSVEH
- a CDS encoding glycosyltransferase family 2 protein, whose translation is MSKLQLSLVVTVFNEEENIKPLLEAIYTSLEGIEYELILVDDGSTDKTVAESKKYANERTRVLIFNKNYGQTTALAAGIDYAEGEYISTMDGDLQNDPSDIPMMLQKAIDEDWDVVAGVRANRQDGFVLRKIPSKMANWMIRNTTGVHLKDYGCSLRVYKAHIAQDMGLYGELHRFIPVLAKQEGARMTEVDVKHHPRIHGTSKYGLNRTFKVMADLILMLFFQKYLQRPIHLFGTIGLLSFFIGVIINIYLLALKIIGEDIWGRPILLVGLILVLGGLQLITTGIVAEIIIRTYFESQDKNTYKVKEEFRGE
- a CDS encoding ArnT family glycosyltransferase, which produces MEPAFNQHKLYGTLLLSIAFFIHFSNLGGLSIYALDEAKNATAALEMWQNQEWIVPTFNGEYRFDKPPLHYYSFIIAYKLFGINEFAARFFPALFGFLCTWISYHFVKKNLGYQVACISLLVLSSSLHWYIQFHMAVPDPFLIFFMVSGMMLFFEWSKSGFRSIGHMMGTYTCFALAVLSKGPIGVFLPCMALLAYSLLMQQLNGKRLKRIFHPVGLALFLLIALPWYILVALETKGLWLEEFFFKHNIGRFSSPMEGHGGGFWKTCFFVFAGMLPFAFFLPQSILHTLKYRTNKGTTFALVCSGTIILFFMLAGTKLPNYTLPSYPFLALIIGNYLYQVLQKGQIKSMLVPGTLLSLLILTLPFGIYFGLSTEAGLEVPNIMPWLFMISYLTIPIIVLAYRKSNISSMIYAMAASFMLVSLVFFWLAFPIIDRQSPIGKAPIAEIKTENLYYFNNYNPAFLFYVQKPLVDLRSLDDPNAASGYLITRLQYLPELDQLGLNYELVYSKKDLFESPTSIILKLLPDSIN
- a CDS encoding phosphatase PAP2 family protein is translated as MKNGADGLLLKQRIIIHYMKKKSIPYTYIFYYFFIVFLIGAIFLSRPKGAVELLINQHHFLWADIFFSTVTHLGDGLVFLAVFPVLLMYRYSFALLCSLNAAIHMLIALLMKKLIFPHAPRPLEYFKDVDLVQVAGVTMHHWHSFPSGHTATAFALTSMVSMVFPKRHFFQVLMLLIAVLVGFSRVYLMQHFMGDVLVGSFLGLSSALLSRCLVVRYFNSKVFKSGLLPKRKIELSKLATLSAKR
- a CDS encoding ArnT family glycosyltransferase — its product is MRSYSFLLVLVILIVSVAKVLFTATTSLSLFSEEAQHWLWSQNLDWNYYSKPLMVAVYNFILTGIFGNTNVAVRLSAVLFSAGTAWLVFKLGGKMFRDSSLGFWAAIMLLVMPFFHLASFFHTTDSSLLFFWALTYYWLWMATETRETKYWVFAGMASAMGMLSKNTMVLVIPIIFMYLLLVDVKQLKEKGVYIFCLVFSLSFIPIIIWNLENDFVTFKHVGALGGVLGENRSFDIIASLRYISEYAGGQVAIVSALFFPFLLMSFRRLLKYRERQLIYILLPAVLVWCLFLGISVSKRVEVNWPVFAYVNLSIAMVYVVSRAADYWKKYAFYSTAISGFMIILIMNPASLDGFGYKKVLKPAKDPLGRLAGYAEMGQRLGFLIDSLGLEKFFVFSDSYHLASEMAFYVPGNPQTYTINLGRRKNQFDLWPGIEQFENRAYDGVYLQRGTEDRRELLTGFEKRLLKEYFYVIYRGDTVRTFSIEVYRNLHHVEEREIERY